The stretch of DNA CTAATAAGCAACATACTGGGAAAAGAATTGGCTGTGGCATACAACGCACATCATTTCAGTATGCTACCTCCTGCCACTTAAGTTTTGTGACATTCAGTAAGGCATTTCATCTCTGAGCCTCCGTTGTCTTATCTATAAGTTAGGACTAATAGTACTtacctcacaggattgttgtgagaattaaaagatACTGTAGGTTAAATGACTACCACAATATCTGTCATATTATGGGCTTTTAATGTTATTTCCTGCCCCTCACCTTACCTTGAGTTTCACAACTAGTAATTGATAGAGCATCTATCCCTTGTTCATTCTTCAGGTTCCTGCTTAAGTATCTTTTCCCCAGGGAGACCTCTGATTGCCTCATTGTACACTAGGTGTCTGGATACATTCTCTATATAGTTTATCTTCAAAGTATTGTGTACACTGataattatctatttaaatatttatctcgTGTCTTTCATCTCTGTAAACTGGCCAGAAGGTCAGAGATCAGGTCTCTTTTATGTACCACCGTATTCCTAGCTCCTAGCACGTTCCTGATATATAgtagataataaaaatgtattaacctAGAATCCAGGTCTGGTTTGCTAGTTTAGTATTGTCATTATAAAAttgtttctggctgggcacggtggctcatgcctataatcccaacactttgggaggccaagacaggcagatcacttgaggtcaggagttcgagaccagcctggccaacacagtctctactaaaaatagaaaaacagttgagcatggtggtgcaagcttataatcccagctacttgggaggctgaggcatgagaattgcttgaaccctggaggcagaggttgcagtgagccgagatcgtgccactgtactctagcctgggcaacagagtgagactccgtctccaaaaaataaaataaaattgcttctaCAACAACCACATACGTTAGAGGTAATTCTCTATGtgataaagtataataaaaactttttaaaatgtgctgcATTTGGCCTGTTATATGCCACAGAGTTTGAATTTCTAATATTCTTTCTATGGTTTAGTTGTGGTTGAGGATAGTGCAGATAACTACTCTGTGAGGTACAACACTGTCTTAATAGCTCTTGAGTTTTAAAGGAAAAccaaatttacttttgttttccagATAATATAAGCAAGGAAAACTGTGTTTTCAGAAGCTCACTGATTGGCATAGTTTGTGGTGTTTTCTATCCCAGTTCTTTGGCTTTTACTAAAAATGGACGCCTGGCAACCAAGTaagttcttccttttccttcttttttcttttcttttcttttcttttttttttttttttttaggttaataaactctctttcttctttagctGTCTATGATATATTTGAATCAAAATGTGGTAGTTTGGTATTTCAGATAGctaacttttaacttttttgctcTCTACATTATAGATCTAGAAAGGCAATTATCAATTTAGGAGAAGTCAACAAACTTCTAATAGCATTCATATCCAGGAGAGGTGattaactcttttttctttttaggtatCATACCGTTCCACTGCCACCAAAAGGAAGGGTTTTAATCCATTGGATGACGCTTTGTCAAACACAAATGAAATTAATGGCGATTCCTCTAGTCTTTCAGATTATGTTTGGAATATTAAATGGTCTATACCATTATGCAGTATTTGAAGAGACACTTGAGAAAACTATACATGAAGAGTAACCAAAAAAATGAATGGTTGCTAACTTAGCAAAATGAAGTTTCTATAAAGAGGACTCAGGCATTGCTGAAAGAGTTAAAAGTAACTGTGAACAAATAATTTGTTCTGTGCCTTTTGCCTGGTATATAGCAAATACTCAAAAAGTATTCAATAattcaatcaataaatataagTTTCATCTTACACGTAAGATACAGGTCTTATCTCCTGATGGTGTGTCCATTTTGCCTGGTATATAACAGATAATAAATATCCAGTGTCAATAAATGTAACAATAAAAGTTTCATCTTTCCTCTTTGTATGTGGAAATGGGTTTGGGCTTTAAGGTCTCATCTGTGCagttatatattcattcattcatcaaacatttattgagctatttctcaggcactgtgttaaatataataagaaacattctggctgggcatggtggctctcgcctgtaatcccagcactttgggaggccagggaaggcggatcacctgaggttaggagtttgagaccagcctggccaacatggcaaaacctcgtctctactaaaagtacaaaagaattggctgggcatgatggtgtatgcctgtaatcccagttacttgggaggctgaggcaggagaatcgcttgaacccaggaggcggaggttgcagtaagctgagatctcaccactgtgctccagcctgggcaacagagcagaactccatatcaaaaaaaaaaaaaagaaagaaaacaaacattcctTACCTAGAAGGAACTCAATTGAGGAGGAGTAAGTGTGAACACATACTATGAGAGGATTTGAGAGGTATACACATAATTCTGTAAGGGCACTGAGAGTATGTATGTTAACTAGGCAGAAGGAGAAGCTGTGGTGGAAAAAAGTAACAATTGAGCTAAATTTTGAAGGAGGAATTGGAAGTTCTTAAGAAAGGAAGATATGGGAATAACATATAGCCCATTTCTCTGCATTGATACTATCTTCTCATTTACAAATTGTCTTCACTATGTAGTTCAAAGAACTTGTTTTTAACCTTCAGTTCTGGTTTCCaagaaagaatatttattgagtgcctatctATCTGCCATGCATTGAGATAGGTACCAGGGGTACAAAGATTCGTTGCTTGTCGCTAAAGAAGCTTAAAATCTAAAGAGTTTACAGCATGTTTCTTTAGAGTCTGCCAAGGCATCCCAGAGCTACACATTTATCTTAGTTCAGAAAATGAACATGGATGAGAATTACAGAATGGAACTGCACATCTCATTCTCCGTATCCTAACCATATTCATTTTGAGATTAAAAACGTGGTAATCTTGGAAGTATAGCAAAGTTGACTTAAGTTCACCTCTCTTACCACCAGAAAGCTGAATAGATTTGTACCTTACTCCGTGACTTCAGATTGTCTTTGTAAAGCTGGCAAGGCAATCAATATTTCCTTTAGCTTTGGAAAGcactgctttccaaagtgactATAAGAGGCCTGAAAGGAGAAATTAGGGaaaccttgaccttctgggccTGAGCTCAAGGGTAAAGCCAGGTGAACCAGTGAAGAAAAGCAACATGTGCATAGGTGTGAAGTACAGCTTGGAGCTCCATTCAAGTTTCAAATCCTGGCCTCATTACTTACTAACAGGATAATCTTGAATAAGCTACCTCATCTCTCTGCACTTAAgtctccttatctataaaatgaggaattAAAAACTGTACTCAGTCTCAAAGTGttatattaaatgagttaatatatgtaaatcaaaacAGTACCCAACTCATAGGAAGTCTATATGTATTAGCTGCTATCTTAGTCCACttgggctactgtaacaaaatagcatagactgggtgacttataaacaagagaaatttatttcttatagttctggaagctAGGATTTGGTGTCCGATGAGGGCCTGCTTTCTGATTCATAGGTAATGCCTTCTTGTGTCCTCACAGGATGGAAGGGGCAAAAGAGCTCTctggagcctcttttataagggtaatAACCTCATTCACGgggcctctgccctcatgacctaatcacttcccaaaggcctcaccacctaataccatcaccttggggttaGTATTTCAAAATACGAATTCAGGGggcacaaacatttagaccacagCCGTGGCAATTATTGTTGCTATTGCTGCATATCAAGTATTATGGTCCTTTTCCTAGTCTGTAGTTATCAGTCTAGCACTTCTGTAGAGAAGATTAGAAAAGTCCACCAAAGAGCATCCACAAGACATCTTTCATttgaataaatatgtattcagCCAATGTTGATTCAACACTCAATACTACAGGTTGAGCAAGTTACGTAAACTTTCTGTGTTTTCTCTTAAAACATATTAATAACTGCTTTATAGTGTGGTTATAAAGAGTAAAGTACATAGAACCATACCATACCACACCTGGCATGTAGAAGTTGCTCAGTAAATGTGTTTACATTGTCTGTTTTTCCTGATAGGTGTATAATAATAACTAAGATATGGTCCCTCTTATAAGAACTTACCTTCACTCTTACCTCTTCATTTCCCCTGACTCCCTTCACCATGTGATTTTCCCCCTGCTTTTGTGTTGTTATTGCATTGCACTGCATTGCTTTGGTTGTATTGTGTACtgattttctctctgcttttgtaCAATTGTTTTATCTTGCATTAACTATTCAGTTTTTGAATTTTCAAGTTTAAACAGTAATCTAATAATGAAGAAAGTGTTTTACACATGAGGTTGAATTTCATAGAATTTGTTCAACCACCTTCCTCagcttcattaaaaaacaaaaaaagagtcttCCAAAGATGCATAACCCATACTCCCCTAGCTTCATCATTCTAAAAAACAGGCAAACTAACATTAATAAACATGAATAATTGAATCTTGGTAGCCGTAAACCCCACCAGCTTCACTACAGGAACAAAGAAATCCACCCCAAAGTCTCCCCAAGATtagacattgcagaagaaaagattagtgaaccCAAAGATGAAGCAAACTACAAAACTACCACAAGAAAGCTTGGGGGAAATTCTTCAGGACATTGAATTTGGCAACTATTTCTTGGATacaacatcaaaagcacaagtagcaaaatcaaaaacaagcaaattgGGACAACACACTGAAAAActtgtgtctcaaaataaaaaacagcatgAAAAGGAAAcctaaaaaatggaagaaaataattgcaaatcatacatctgataagtggttagtattcagaatatataaggaacttctacaactcaacaacaaaaaccaaataacttcaaaaacaagcaaaggacttgaataaacatttctcaaaaaagagaTATCCGCTATCCAAAAAACAGAATGGCCACtatccaaaaaacagaaaataacaagttagAATCCTTGTGCACTGTGTTGTGAATGttgccattatggaaaacagtatggtggttcctcaaaaaattaaaataccatgTGATACAGCATtctcacttctggatatatatccaaaacagAACAAGATCTTGAAGAGACCTTTGCACATTATTCACATTTGCACATTATATAGCCAAcaggtggaagcaactcaaatgtccttcaacagattaataaagaaaatgtggtataatacCCACAACGAAATACTATGCAGCATTAAGGAAATCTTtccacatgctacaacataagtgaaacttgaggacattacacaaaatgaaataagcaaaataagcagtcacaaaaggacaaatactgtgtaATGCCACTCATacgaggtatctaaagtagtcaaagttagagaaataaagtagaaagatggttaccaaaggctgggggaaatggggaggagGAATTAGTATTGTATAGAGTTTCAGTGTTgcaagttctagagatctgttgcataacaatgtgaatacacttaacactactgaactacacagttaaaaatggttaagatggtaaatgtaATGTTATGTGCTTttactacaacaacaacaacaaaatcctgcAACCAAATACTGTTTTAGATTTAcacaatgtgaaataattaatCACCAGAAGGCTTGCATTCTAAGAAATCTTAAAGGAAGAAGTACTTCaaatagaaggaaaatgatatcagATGGAAATCTAGAAAAATGAGGAACACTAGAAATGGCAAATCTGTGGGTAAATAtaaatgtccttatttttaaaaattctttcgaAGACAAATGACTATTATGTGGTTTATAACAAGTAGAAGTAAATGTATGACAGTAACTCAAAGACTAGGAGGGAAGACATGAAGGTATAAAATTCTAATACTATACATAAAGTGACATAATACTATTGGAAAGTAGATCATGATAAAGATACTCTTGTGGGTTGAATTGGCCTCTCAAAACATATGTTCAAATCCTAAGCTCAGTACCTGTGAATAtgtccttatttggaaatagggtgttTGCAAATGTAATCAAGTTGGATTAGGATGAATTTTATCCAATGACTGATGTCTTTACAATACCAGGTAAATTTGAGCACACAAACACAACAGAGAGGGAAAACGGCCACATAAAGCCACAAAGACATAAGGGGGAACACCATGTGAATACAGAAGCAAAGATTGGAATGACACATCTATAAACCAACAGACACCAGGGATTGCAGGCAACTACCAGATGCTAAAAGAGAAGGATCGAACAGATTCTCCTTCGGGGCCTCCAATAGAAACCAACCTTGCCAATACATTAATTACAGACTTaaagcctccagaacagtgaga from Homo sapiens chromosome 11, GRCh38.p14 Primary Assembly encodes:
- the TMEM126B gene encoding complex I assembly factor TMEM126B, mitochondrial isoform d (isoform d is encoded by transcript variant 4), producing the protein MRLGLSQGIQVWCRWELRKRPRTQNIYQMATFGTTAGFSGIFSNFLFRRCFKVKHDALKTYASLATLPFLSTVVTDKLFVIDALYSDNISKENCVFRSSLIGIVCGVFYPSSLAFTKNGRLATKYHTVPLPPKGRVLIHWMTLCQTQMKLMAIPLVFQIMFGILNGLYHYAVFEETLEKTIHEE
- the TMEM126B gene encoding complex I assembly factor TMEM126B, mitochondrial isoform e (isoform e is encoded by transcript variant 6); this translates as MVVFGYEAGTKPRDSGVVPVGTEEAPKDTKYISNGDIWNNSWFLWNILKLPVQTLLQDNISKENCVFRSSLIGIVCGVFYPSSLAFTKNGRLATKYHTVPLPPKGRVLIHWMTLCQTQMKLMAIPLVFQIMFGILNGLYHYAVFEETLEKTIHEE